Genomic window (bacterium):
TCAGATAATGTCTCAAGCAAGTCTTAACTCGCCGGATGCGTCGAAGAATCTGCTCGATGTGCAAATGACCGTTCGCGCTTTTGTTTTTACTCAAAAGACGACTAGCACGGCTACTACCACATCGACACCGGTCAAAGGGGGAAGCTAGATATGGATGCTGAGAAGAAACGCACAACTATTCTCGCCATCGTTCTTGTTGTAGTTGTCCTTGGCGTTGGGGTTTTTAAGTTTACGGGCGGTCCTGGTGAAGAAACCACACCGGCGACTAATACCAAACCGACGACCGATGTGACGGCTCCAACGACGCCGGTGACGACTGATACAGGAACACTTTTCGTGGCGCTCCCGCCACGCGATCCATTCGTGCCGCAGGAATCGGGTTTGACTCCCATCATAAAGCCAACTCCGCCTCCGCCGCCAACTAATAATACGGAGCAGACTAATTACACTAAACTGCCTCCGTTAGGAGTACCGTCAGGCTTGATGAATGGCGCTACGACTAATACGTCAACGACTGCAATTGCGCCCATCGCGACGCCACCCAGTTTTCAACTAACAGGAGTGGTCGAAGGGGCACAAACAGTTGCTTTAGTTACTGATGATCACGGAGGCCAGCGTTTAGTACGTGTAAACGAAATGGTCGACGGTGAATATAGAGTTAAATCAATCTCTCGCCAGGGCGTAGAGATTAAGCACGGGAAAACGACATACGTTCTAAGATTAGGAGGAACCGCTGGTGAAACTAGGAAATAAGAATCTGAACATGGTGCGCCTGTTCACGGCGCTGTTTATTATCAGCGTCGCAGGATTGGCCCTGGCCAAACCGCATATTAATGCGGTCAAAGTTCAAAAGGTATCTGATGGGGTTAACGTTGTGGTATCTGGACAGGATTTGTCCACCCCAAATAGATACCAAATTAAAGCTAATTACTCAATTATTGAGTTTAAAGCGGGGCTTACAGGAAAAGGACAATTCGTCCGAGCCAGAACCGTCACTTCTAAGTGGGTTAAATACGGATGGTATCGCGCCCACCCACCAATCGTCCGCGTTCTAATTTGTACGAAGCCAGGATCGAAACTGGTTGTTACAAAAGACGATGCGACGAATAACTTTGTGATTAAAACCGTTACTAAAGCGGCAGTAGATACACAGTATATTAGACCGATTATTACCAGGATGGCAGCTGTAGCTCCGGTCACTGGGGATGAAACGGTTACTGTTAACCCGGTCACTGAAACACTGACAACACCTGTAACAGAGACCGCAAAGACCGTAACACCAACGACTACTGTTAATGTTACAAAGACAAAGCCCAACTATTACGTGGCTACTACAAATACAAAACCGACGACGACAGAGATTGCCGGGCTTACCGGTAATACAACTTTTACTAATCGTAGAGTTCTTAAACCGACCACCGGTATAGTTCGAGTAAGTCCTGTCTCACTTGACTTCGTGAACGCTGATATCGGCAACGTGCTTAAGGCGCTTGCCATTCAAACCGGCGCCAATATCGTCACCAGCCCGGATGTCAAAGGCACCGTCACCGTATCGCTTTCCGGCGTTACAGTTGACAACGCCCTCGACTTAATCACTAAGCTGAGCAACCTAAAGTATGCAAAGATCGATAATACTTATGTTGTCGGTACCCCAGATACAATTAGTATGATGGCTCCAACCATGGCCGCCATGGCAGATCCGCTTAAGAATACAATGGAGGTCATCCGAATAAACTACGGTGATCCCTACATGATTAAAGAGGCTGTTAAAAAAGCCATATCTATAATGCCAGATGCCAACCAAATTAGTATTTTCTCAAGCGGTGGCATACTTCAAAGCAGTAATGATGGGGACTTTCAAAAAGTTGGCTCTCAATCATCTAGCACAAGAGTAACAAACACTAACACTACAGTTACACGAAATGGAGATTCTGACACGGCTAGTAGATCTGCGCAATCTGCTGAAACAGATAAGGTTAAGGTTGGAAAATTATTTAATCCTGAGAAGTTTATTGTCATGTCTGGACCTCCCCCATTAGTTGCTGCTGCTAAGCAATTGGTTGAACAACTCGATAGCCAATTCGCTGTTGCCAAGCAATCTGGACAAGCGATGGTCATCTATGTCGCACAGCATACTAATGCAAAAATGCTGAAAGCAGTATTAGATGGGGACTATACCAAAGGTCTGCTTGATGGTGCTAATGGAGCGGAAGATGCCAACCTGATTCCGATGTTCCCTTCAGTACAAGTGACTGTGGGGCCAGTGCCTATCAGCAGTGAACGCAGTGTCAGTGAAAGCCTGATATCAACTGGCGGTTCTTCTAGTACTGGTGGATCAGCTACAGCGAAAACAAAATGGACGGAACCACCGATGACCTTGATCCTGCAAGGGCCTGAGGCTGATGTACAAAAAGTTGTGGCTTTCGTAAAGAATGTTGATGTTCCTGCGCCTCAGGTTATGATTGAAGCTAAAGTTGTAGATATCAACCTAGCAAACCTGAAGCAATGGGGTCTGAACTGGGACTTCCTTAACAGCACCACTGTTACCGATGCTCCAGGACAGAGCAAGTTCAGCGGCACAATTCCTACAGGGACTGACGACACAACATCATCAACGTTTACTGTAAGCAAATTCTTTAATAACTTGCGAGTTACCGCCAATATTGATGCGATGCTGCGTAAAAATCAAGCCAAGATATTGGCTAGCCCGCATGTGTCTGTCTTAGACGGGAAATATGCAGAGGTCTTCATTGGTGATGAGATAAATTACGTTGCAAGTATAACTCAAAGCTCTACAGGGCCAAGTATAGTTACGGGTACTGTTAAAGCAGGCATTCAACTCAACGTAGGACCTCGCATCAGCTTAGAAGACGGCACTATCACCATGAACATCCGTCCAGAGGTAAGCGTGGTTACTAGCTTCCTCGACGTGCCCGGTGGTGGCAGACTCCCACA
Coding sequences:
- a CDS encoding secretin and TonB N-terminal domain-containing protein; its protein translation is MKLGNKNLNMVRLFTALFIISVAGLALAKPHINAVKVQKVSDGVNVVVSGQDLSTPNRYQIKANYSIIEFKAGLTGKGQFVRARTVTSKWVKYGWYRAHPPIVRVLICTKPGSKLVVTKDDATNNFVIKTVTKAAVDTQYIRPIITRMAAVAPVTGDETVTVNPVTETLTTPVTETAKTVTPTTTVNVTKTKPNYYVATTNTKPTTTEIAGLTGNTTFTNRRVLKPTTGIVRVSPVSLDFVNADIGNVLKALAIQTGANIVTSPDVKGTVTVSLSGVTVDNALDLITKLSNLKYAKIDNTYVVGTPDTISMMAPTMAAMADPLKNTMEVIRINYGDPYMIKEAVKKAISIMPDANQISIFSSGGILQSSNDGDFQKVGSQSSSTRVTNTNTTVTRNGDSDTASRSAQSAETDKVKVGKLFNPEKFIVMSGPPPLVAAAKQLVEQLDSQFAVAKQSGQAMVIYVAQHTNAKMLKAVLDGDYTKGLLDGANGAEDANLIPMFPSVQVTVGPVPISSERSVSESLISTGGSSSTGGSATAKTKWTEPPMTLILQGPEADVQKVVAFVKNVDVPAPQVMIEAKVVDINLANLKQWGLNWDFLNSTTVTDAPGQSKFSGTIPTGTDDTTSSTFTVSKFFNNLRVTANIDAMLRKNQAKILASPHVSVLDGKYAEVFIGDEINYVASITQSSTGPSIVTGTVKAGIQLNVGPRISLEDGTITMNIRPEVSVVTSFLDVPGGGRLPQVARRYADTSIRVKDGETIIIGGLIREDDLKVVKKVPLLGELPILGFLFTNYKQNKTRNEVVIIITPRIVKD